The stretch of DNA TATTTAATTGACTaattaaagcaacacatttttaaatgttacacattttGATTACACATTTTGAATTGTACTACAAAGTAAAATTGTTTGCCTAAAAATGATGGAAACCAAACTGCACTAGTAATACAAAGAcacataattatatataaacactttctttatttaataaaacatttttactgaactTTATTTGCTGTATACAAAAGTTCAAATAGGCATCACATGACATGACATTGCTTTATTGCAATATAACTGAGAACATGAGTCTCAGAAATAGAGATAAAATCAAATTAATGATATTCAAATAAGAactatataattttttttgcatttatcttttattttgaaaagcgatttaaaattttatttaatacaaaaatGCATAGTTTTTGttataaaactgaaaatatgaaaaataaataaaacatttacaaataaaGGGAACTAGTCCATGtcaattatttaaacagcaatGCCGATAATTaattaaagcaacacattttgAGTGTTACAGGCAGATTACAGGCAAGTTTTTAGTCTTTTTGTTGAAATTTTGAATTGTACTGTATAATTAAAATTAGGGTAATAAGGTAAAATAGTTTGCCTTTAGATTTggcaaaattataaaaaataaaaataaaaaactactgtattttttaaaaataactttaaaatggACTTTTCACTGgactttatttgtataaaaaAGTCCAAACAGACATCACATAACATGTTCCTTTATTGCAATACAACTGAGAACATGAGTCTcagaaatacagataaaatcAAATTAATGATATTTAAATAAGAACTAGATAAACATTTGATACCAGGCAGTGTAGTGTCATGGCACAAAAGTGATAtggggaataaataaatattacacatCTATATATTTTTGAGCATgtttaagtaaaataaataaataaatagatgtatATTTTTGTGAAGACACAAATTTAATAAAATGATTAATGGGcagtaaatgaataaacaatattatattttattttttcatatcaatttattttcacattaatttgtttatttttgttaattacAACTGAGAACACGGCCAccagaaaaacagacaaaatcaaataaatgttatttaaataaatcatatatatacagacacagtatactgtatgagtATGATTAATTAAAACCTAATtaaaataaacttttatttttgtaaaaaaaaaaaaacataatataaaaaatagattaatgggcaataaatacatttaaaatataatagtTTTCGGTATTAATTCATTTCCACATCTTAACAGCTCCTTTATGATAATGAGGGATGATGTCACACTGTGTCATGGTCTCCCATTGGCTGATCAGTCTGGGTTGGTTACAGTGATAAATAATAACGGCATTGTGAGACTCTCATTTCATGTCTTTCTGTTATAAATTTCAAGCCAAAGATGACATAAATAAccccgatgacatcactatTACATCACCGGGGTTATTTCCTCAAATTTGACAAAAGCTCCCTTTAAGGTTTATATAATATTCACCCACCAGTGATCACTAGTATCAAACATAATGAAAGCAAAGACACAGGGATGACTGTAAAGTCAAGATAAATAAGAATTCATTTATTGCATTTGAGTAAATACATGATACACGCCTTCTTCCCTCTCGCAGCAGTCTGACACATTCAGAATGAAGCTTCCCATCCCaacgtaaaataaaaaaataaagacaaagagTTTTGTGCGTATAAGCGACAGTGGAATATAAAAACGTAGCAATGCGAGTCAGGAATACATATGAGGTTATGAACAGGCCAGTAAACTTTGGCTTCATTTGACTGTTGAGAAGCTGTAAACGCTGACTGGTTGTCAAACGAATCAACTGGTAGTTTTAAGAGTAAATAAAGTAtaattgaataataaaaaagaagctgtctgtgtgttgtACTGTAGTGGTCCTCTCTACGCTAACGGGTAAACCACCAGAACAAATAAAAGTAACAGAAATCAAACATGATCACAATGTGGGGAGTGTAAAGTTAACGAGGCGTGATCTAAATAGGACGTATATACTGTACTGAGTGCATTCATTCTTCTCAACtgacctcaaacacacacacactcacacacacacacacagatctcgTTGGTCAGATGCTGAAAGGCTTTGGCAGGCATGCAGCAGACGTGTTGCGTTCAGGGCTCCACAGTCTGATTAAAGTGTCTCTTCCCATCCAGGTACAGCATCGActctgtcacacaaacacaaaaaaacatcttttttacttttcatttcatagaaaacaaagaaaaatagcGTTAATCTGTTTCCTGAGAGCAACAGCCCTTtatgacggggaactgaaggaACGTTATCCAAGCTGTCTTCAAAGCTACTAGACTCCATTGAGAAACACAggaattttacctcgcagaacacgggagttgccggtctaccgctgcctcgatcggttagtttgtttgtgttattgtgtgactttggtgttttaaaaggcccagacacacaaacccgacatcaaagaactagcagcgttgaaggccgactgttgcgtcacCTCACGTcgtctttgtcttggccgacaagttgcacttgaacacaaacaaactaaccgatcaaggcagcggtagaccagcaactcccgtgttctgagaggtaaagtCACTGCTTTTCTCAATGGAGTCtcgtggctttgaagacagcacTTCAGTTCCCGTCAGAGAGGGCTGtttgacagcgaggtaaagtggtaaaaatattctaagtatagcatacacttaaactgatattgattttttaagatGTCTGAAATCTGTTTAGCTGctgcctccgtccacagcagtacattactttgcttccgtgctggtactcctgtggataagtacctcatacaagccCACTTGAAATAAtcagaactatccctttaatctataataatacaccatcatttatttgttgattagattttgtattattaatctgaatctgcaaagttatCACATAAATGTGGTtttcctctgagatgtagtggagtagaagtataaagtaacaggacattaaaatactcaagtaaagtacctcaagaTTATACTCAAGTGTTTTGTatattgtgtgagtgtgtgtgtgtgtgctcacctCCATATGTCATCGGGATGATGTTGGGGACGTCGCGGTCAGAAGCGAAGGTGAAGTGGAAGACGTTGGTGGTGTTGTGTTGGCGGGTCAGCGGGTCGAACACCTCGCTGTGAACTCTGACCTGGATGTGCCCTTCCTGTGTGTAACACacctgtaaaacacacacacacattgctgttgtaaaacaaacactgagaaacaaacacacaccttcagCCTTCAGTACGCCTCAAACAATCAGACCTGTGAcgagagcagcagcagggagcCGATCTCTACGGGTTTCTGGAAGAGGATGTCATCAACGGCCACCAGACGGGGTCGACATCCTCTGTAACAgcagcacataaacacacaaacactttaaCATCCAGCAGCAAAGCAACAGTCTGCGTTAAACGTGATGATCTTTCTCTCACCCGAAGGAGCAGGCGTTTGCCCAGCCCAACTCGTAGGCTTTCCTCATCAGAAAACCTCCAAATATCCTGTTGAAGATGTTCCTCTCCTGGTCAAGAAGAGCAGATATACTCCAGTTGAAACTCTTCAAACTATGTATAGATTAAGCGATTAAACTAAGGACATAAACTACATAATTggacaaaaaaattaaacataaatCTATTTTTCTGATGGAAATGTGGTGGATAAATGTGAGAAAACACAAAGCATTGTcaaagtaaaaataatatagggatttattttgattattttttgggctttttgctttttttttattggttagAACAGCTGAAGAGAGACAGGAaaggggcagagagagagagagaaagagagaaagagagagagagagagagagagagagagagagagagagagagagagagagagagagagagagagagagagagagagagagagagagagagagagagagaaagagagagagagaggacgacaTGCAGCATACCCaaatttcatatatttttctatTAGGAGAAAATAAAGACGTGAGTTTATATCTGTATTTTGTCCCTCCAGCCGTTCCCTCCTCTCACCTGAGGGTGGCAGATCTCCAGTCCTTTCAGTTTGGCGTCTTCCATCCACACCGAGTTTGGAGGCAGAACTCTGCTGCGGAAACTGACCGTCctgcaggagaagaagaataagacTCAATCTTAGAGAGTTTCTGAGGTTTTTCTCCCAAATCTGtgaattttttaccactttcaTCTTGTcaattttagttttttcatgtaaatttaccactgtaatctcagagaatttcagatttttttttcttttatatttgtgactttataatctcagagaatatttgatttttttctctgaaatttgtgattttttttctcgcaaattaACCACTTTAATCTTGtaaatttgagtttttttcttgtaaatttatgacttcataatctcagagaatgtttgagatttttttcctaaattaGTGAGTTTCTTTCTCacaaatttaccactttaatctgctaaattttattgttttcttgtaaatttatcaCTTAAATTTCAGAGAATTTCAGAGTGTTTTTCTCGTAGATTTACGACTATAATCTTGGatattctgagttttttctctgaatattacccccctcccgGATCctctgtaattattatttatttgtacctATAATGGTGCTAATACTCTGCCGTAGATGTTAAAACCAAACAGATTCAAATATTTAGGGAACAAAAATCTTCCAAAGTGATGTTACTGAATCTAAAATGTTGTTGAGACTTAAAAAACTACTTTAGATTTAGtttcaaagattaaaacatcaACTCTGTGATCGATACCTCACCAGACcttcatatatatacagtatatagactaacaaagattattattattgacccTGTGTGAAGGATGATTTTGCTCAAGTCTCATAGTATCTCAGTCCTACTTTGAGTCCAGCGTGTTGAGGAACAGACTGTGAACGATCTTCCTCTCCTCGTCAGTGGGCGCCACCTTCAGCAACGACGCGGTGCTCAGATCCACACGGCGGGATTTATtagctggaaaacacacacacacacacacatacatacaataaatacaGAGACAAGAGGGACAACAGAGGTCGGCAGTATCTTATCTTAACAAAGGTTATGTCAGGATCTCATACTTTCTCCTTCCTGGAatatcttctcctcctctggacCTTCTGGCTTCAGCGGATTCACAAAAGCTGCCCTGAAATAAAGAagaagacagacaaacaaacagcaacacatAAGTCTTAATATCACACTTTACCAcaggtggaaagtaactaaatacatttactcaagcacaattttgaggtacttgtgtACTCTTCTTTtcatgctactttctactttttactccactacaattcatATCCCATAATCCTGTGATTATGGGATATTGAACCGCAGAAACTGAACGACCTTGACCATCCAGGAGACGGCGATTAAAAAACTTTATGGCCATTCCGACTCAGTTTTCCAACCATGGATTTTGTATGTAGCTACGTatttctgagacattatagctggccctaacacaaacaaactaaaactagcaaacacactctgaaaactaaaattgaattaaaatggaatcaaaaagtcaaaactaaaataaaactaattgaaaattcacAACTATTATAACCTCGCCTCAGACGTCGTGTGTCCTACCTCTTGTTCTCTGGATCCCGGGCCACCATGACAAATGTTGCATCCAGAACCGGACTATAAGCTCCATCATGGTACTGAAAGAAGAGTCACATTATGTTGTTtattctgtacacacaacatctgtTACACGTCTGTCCGTCATATTTACCTTCATAGACCCATTTGTGATGTTTAATCTCACCGGCACAATCCCCTTTTTATCTTTCCTtatgaattatgtatttttattacttGCCCAAATAACTAATCTAAACACATAAAtgttttgatgtgtgtgtttacctgtgaCATGTGCATCTTGGCTTCAATGGAGGTCTTTCCCACCCACGTCACATGACCAGTGAACTTGATGTCGCCGTCAGGATAGATGACGTGCTGCCTCATGTctgtcagacaaaaaacaccAACATGAAAAAGTCTTAAAATGATGACATCCACAACCCAAACCTGACCATGTAACGGTCAAAACAAGCATGTTTGTAAAAGTTTATTAGGACATTTTAGGATAAATAACACACTACAGAAATAGATACAAGATTTTATGGACAGAAGGACATGATGTTGACATCTGATAGCAAAACTAACAACCTAAAACTTTTCTCTGAGTTCAAACCAAACAACCCACGACAGACTCTTACCGATCTTATCCACCAGGGCGGTGACGATGGACAGAGGAGACCTCTTCAATGCCGTATTATAGGTGTGAGAGTAAGAGATGAGGACTGAGGAGAGAGACGAGGAAGAAAGTTTATTTAATGTTTGACTGTGTTGAACTCTGTCGAGTTCTAATGGAAGTCATTATGTGTTACAGTGATACCTGCTAAACTGTCCAAGTCCTCCAGGATTCTACCGAAcctgaagagagacagaagttAGAGGGAGGTGAGTTCTGGTTTATCTGTCtgctagctgtgtgtgtgtgtgtgtgtgtgtgcgcgtgtgtgtgcgtgcgcgtgtgtgtgcgcgtgtgtgtgcgtgtacctGACAGTGTTGTGGAAGGTCAGGTATTTCTCTCGGAGCTGTGGTTCGGAGCCCAGAGGCAGGTGAACCTCCAGGAAGCTGTCCTTCATCCTCTTGGCTGGAAGGTCGTTTTGAGACTTTGCCAACATGGACGACAGCGACACGCGCTCCGACATGGCCTGCTGGTGGTCGCTGCAGACAAGATTGTTAAACATAAATGTTTCatagtatttttttcatttttatatatattatgatgtTTTCTTGGTGCTTAGATAGAGATGGTTCAGTACCTCCAGTTAGTGGACGCTCCCACGATTTCTCTCAGCCTGTTTCGTactgaaaaacacagaaaaacaatcagatcttctgtctctgtgtttgtattagagtgtgtgtgtactgcaGTGAAAACACCAAGCGTTCAAGGCTATACGTGCGATACTATACTGGGCCATACTGTCTCTGAAACAAACAATGAGGCTGTTACTCTTTTATAGCTGCAGGAAAACCAGCTCAGTCATTTTGATCTGACATGATGTACGGTTAAATGAACCACTGttcaaactgtaaaatgtgttgcatgaagtgtgtgtgcagctcaCAGAGGCCCAAACAGTGAGACAATAACAGGAAACAATACAGAAGAAAGAAGAATGGAGAAACTATCATGTGGGAACCAGCTGTAACAAAATACTGAAGCTCAGAgcaacagagagaagaagaagaagaaggttaGACGCCACCATCGAATGCTGTTTAGCTCGACTGTGGCGCCGGCGGCCGTGGACATGAAATCCAGACCTAACAAAAGGCAGAACAGGTGCACGGTGACATGCTGCTTTATATGAAACGAGTGCTTCAGGTAAAAGAGAGTTCAGTCAGTCAACATGCAGGAGGAATTAACGTGCAGTTAGAGCAAATTAGAAGAGAACCGCTACAGGTACAGTAGGAGACAGAGTAGTGTGTTTAGATAGTTAGGTAAGATTTGTCTCGGTTTACCAACACACCATTAGACACGTGTAAAAGTGGATTTCCTGTGGAGAAACAAAAATGATTATTAAGGTGCAGGATTAGGCTGGATATGTGGGGATTTCACACAGTCATTAAATATGTCATCATGCTACATTTCATTACATTCATTCGACagtaaagagagagagctgcaaGAGCTACATGTcatcaaacattttaaatgcatcCCTCTCAAACAAGCAGCTGTAATTGTGTTCCGTGCCTATTTTCTATTCATCTGTCAACTCTTTTCTTGAATTTATCAATTAAAGGTTTGTAAAATGTGGGAACATGCCAGGGTCCTTGGACTGACAGGACAGCTAATTACCCAGAGGCAGAGGCCTGTAGGGGTTAACAATGTCTTGGAGGTAAGAAGGAGCATTTCTAGTCTTGAGCTGGATGCGAGCTGCAACAGGGAGCCAGTATCGAGAGCGGAGAAGAGGAGCGGTGGCAGCCGTATTCTGGACTAAAGCTTAATACTGAATACCTGTAATTTAGTACCAATCCTTCAGCATTTACATCCTCATATCCTCtgaaagtagggatgcaccagtCATCTTTTGTGTTCCAATACGGAGAACAGATCGGATACCAGTTCTTCCAAATGTTCCCAAATTTAAAATCTGTATACCTGTCCATGTGGAACTCATTGGAATCATTTTTGTGTAAGGTAAGATGAGGCCAGAGATAGCTGTGACCCGCCATGACTGAAAGAATGTATGTGATAGATCCATTTTTTTGGATCAATGCATCTCTATCTGAAagtttttcacttgttttactATCTGGGACGAACATGTTCTTACCTAAAAGTGACCCACATGTATTTCCGTTGATTTAGACCAGTGATTAAACCAGACGGTGGGGGATCAATCAAGTCAGACCGGAAGCATGGTGTCTGTCTTACCTTCAGCCATGTCCGGCGCCTTTCCCTGCTTCAACACGCCCCCGGTGCAGAACGACCTGGTCATCAAAGACGCCGCCGACCGCAGCACCAGGAACCTGCAGACCACATGAGGACATGACAAAATATCAACAAACACACCCAGAGACGACCTTAAAGCCAAGGGGTCCCGTTACATCCACATGCATCCTCCTCTCCTAATTATAACTGCCATCTGATCCCTCATTAATCCGGCTGCTCCACAGCGAACAGCTGAGCAGACGGAAAGAGTCACTGCTTGCTGCATGACGCATGAGAATACTCTCAGAGAAATCCTAAACATGTATAGCGATGAGTCCTAGCTTCGGAGTGAAACTTCTCAGAGCAACTCTGAATACTTCAGTTCTGTTCAGCAACTTTGTTTAAAAACCACCTGCTCCAACTTGTTCCATTAGAAACACAAGAGGAAAGTTACAAAGTCTTACGTAATAAAGTGACAATACTTCATTACTGCATTTCTACTTTACTCCATATT from Sebastes fasciatus isolate fSebFas1 chromosome 21, fSebFas1.pri, whole genome shotgun sequence encodes:
- the acot9.1 gene encoding acyl-coenzyme A thioesterase 9, mitochondrial isoform X2, which codes for MLSPRFLVLRSAASLMTRSFCTGGVLKQGKAPDMAEVRNRLREIVGASTNWSDHQQAMSERVSLSSMLAKSQNDLPAKRMKDSFLEVHLPLGSEPQLREKYLTFHNTVRFGRILEDLDSLAVLISYSHTYNTALKRSPLSIVTALVDKIDMRQHVIYPDGDIKFTGHVTWVGKTSIEAKMHMSQYHDGAYSPVLDATFVMVARDPENKRAAFVNPLKPEGPEEEKIFQEGETNKSRRVDLSTASLLKVAPTDEERKIVHSLFLNTLDSKTVSFRSRVLPPNSVWMEDAKLKGLEICHPQERNIFNRIFGGFLMRKAYELGWANACSFGGCRPRLVAVDDILFQKPVEIGSLLLLSSQVCYTQEGHIQVRVHSEVFDPLTRQHNTTNVFHFTFASDRDVPNIIPMTYGESMLYLDGKRHFNQTVEP
- the acot9.1 gene encoding acyl-coenzyme A thioesterase 9, mitochondrial isoform X1 produces the protein MLSPRFLVLRSAASLMTRSFCTGGVLKQGKAPDMAEGNPLLHVSNVRNRLREIVGASTNWSDHQQAMSERVSLSSMLAKSQNDLPAKRMKDSFLEVHLPLGSEPQLREKYLTFHNTVRFGRILEDLDSLAVLISYSHTYNTALKRSPLSIVTALVDKIDMRQHVIYPDGDIKFTGHVTWVGKTSIEAKMHMSQYHDGAYSPVLDATFVMVARDPENKRAAFVNPLKPEGPEEEKIFQEGETNKSRRVDLSTASLLKVAPTDEERKIVHSLFLNTLDSKTVSFRSRVLPPNSVWMEDAKLKGLEICHPQERNIFNRIFGGFLMRKAYELGWANACSFGGCRPRLVAVDDILFQKPVEIGSLLLLSSQVCYTQEGHIQVRVHSEVFDPLTRQHNTTNVFHFTFASDRDVPNIIPMTYGESMLYLDGKRHFNQTVEP